From one Atribacterota bacterium genomic stretch:
- the floA gene encoding flotillin-like protein FloA (flotillin-like protein involved in membrane lipid rafts) produces the protein MVNVGNILPFLVMVFLIIIAFSIIFSFIPLRLWIAALAAGVRVGLMNLIGMRLRRVIPSKVVEPLIKATKAGLDLNVNKLEGHYLAGGNVDNVVNALIAAQRANIELGFERAAAIDLAGRDVLKAVQMSVNPKVIETPIVAAVASDGIEVKAKARVTVRANIERLVGGAGEETIIARVGEGIVTTIGSAETHKKVLENPDDISRTILKKGLDSGTAFEILSIDIADVDVGKNIGARLQTDQAEADKRIAQAKAEERRAMAVAREQEMKAAVQEMRAKVVEAEAEVPKALAQALREGKLGVMDYYNMQNIQSDTQMRGTISKMSSDTEKKNDASK, from the coding sequence ATGGTAAATGTGGGAAATATTTTACCATTTTTGGTTATGGTTTTTCTTATCATCATTGCTTTTTCGATAATATTCAGTTTTATTCCTTTAAGGTTATGGATTGCTGCTTTAGCAGCTGGAGTCAGGGTAGGACTTATGAATCTCATCGGGATGAGACTACGCAGGGTTATTCCCTCAAAGGTGGTAGAACCTTTAATTAAAGCAACTAAAGCCGGTCTGGATTTGAATGTTAACAAGCTGGAAGGTCATTATCTGGCTGGAGGCAATGTGGATAATGTAGTTAATGCTCTCATTGCTGCTCAGAGAGCAAATATTGAACTGGGATTTGAAAGAGCTGCCGCTATTGATCTGGCTGGTCGGGATGTCTTAAAGGCTGTTCAAATGAGTGTTAATCCCAAGGTAATTGAAACTCCTATTGTTGCCGCTGTTGCCAGTGACGGTATTGAAGTAAAAGCCAAGGCCAGAGTAACGGTAAGAGCTAATATTGAACGTTTAGTAGGAGGAGCCGGAGAGGAGACCATTATTGCCCGTGTCGGAGAGGGAATCGTTACTACAATCGGATCAGCTGAAACCCATAAAAAAGTTTTAGAAAATCCTGATGACATATCTCGTACTATTCTAAAAAAAGGATTGGATTCCGGAACTGCTTTTGAAATTTTGTCTATTGATATTGCCGATGTAGATGTAGGGAAAAATATTGGTGCACGACTACAAACCGATCAAGCTGAAGCTGATAAACGCATTGCTCAGGCTAAAGCAGAAGAGAGAAGAGCTATGGCGGTAGCCAGAGAACAGGAAATGAAAGCTGCCGTACAAGAAATGAGGGCAAAGGTAGTAGAAGCTGAGGCAGAGGTACCAAAAGCCCTAGCCCAGGCACTGCGAGAAGGTAAGCTTGGTGTAATGGATTATTATAATATGCAAAATATTCAGTCAGATACCCAGATGAGAGGTACCATATCCAAGATGAGTTCTGATACTGAAAAGAAGAATGATGCCAGCAAATAA